A genome region from Setaria italica strain Yugu1 chromosome III, Setaria_italica_v2.0, whole genome shotgun sequence includes the following:
- the LOC101762679 gene encoding putative disease resistance RPP13-like protein 3, translating to MDLVTGAVGSLASKLLQLLVEEYKLQTTGLKKQVQSLSAELESIHPFLNKVANVPWYLLDEQIKVWAREVRDKCYDVEDVFDTLLVQFEGPETADPSRLKRAMHKMGDLFAKVKARHDIANDIEDIMRQLEEVAERRNRYKIDDSIEVKPASKTIDPRLSALYTKPSQLVGINEPRDALIEMLSIGGQEKKIVSIVGSGGLGKTTLAMAVYDKLTKINGRFDCGAFVPVGPNPDIKKTLRDILIDLIKTSNMINAFDNRRLSLLGDLKELDEKQLIDSLREHLEGKRYFIVLDDIWEKKTWRFVEPAFVDGKCGSRILTTTRNSEVSKEIGEVYKLDELSDKNSKKLFYSLTFGGEEKRPCSDNLDMVSDTIIHKCRGLPLAIITIAGVLARKPIEEWSDVYNSIGFGPDENEVEDMKKILSFSYYDLPSHLRTCLLYLSIFQEEYFIDKRELILRWIAEGFIYEERGKAFFDVGDSYLRELMNRNLVIPTEEKSSGLLRGCRVHDKLLRLIRQLSTEENFAVVLDKDQRSSVAQVKVRRLALRTLTEETNYNKDDLARVRSFNAIICFTKLIPPVCSFKVLRVLVLEYCIGMEGYPIKHIAKLLHLRYIALSHTPVRKLPKEIGNLKFLQTLLLDDTGIKELPASVRLLKQLMCLRADEKTRVPDWIGEMTSLVELEMYHELLPNFLLREAPRVQEQEMHSGADNKCSTRKFVKELGKLINLRVLKSGIKLQDQEEGRDFLASLSKLHKIQDISMLLTAYLEMDVGREPSFALSSSLRTLQLLNVHFSKVPAWMNGQRLPNLCQLKVLVSNTDEQDLRILGTLQKLRHLVLMDIRYHKLKLTICGCGGFQNLRFLHLGGSPLQFVPGAMPRLEDITFSVNVFELVDANISFDFGLENLSSLQSVTVGVHCADACLREVEEAEAAIRHAVDIHSKHPSLLVKRMDEDKMGTVDADSREVSRLMYKMLRDSTLSEQIKKLNDQIDVQNNCNSTLYSQAQEMAHSIPEGHPSIAKQIQWSSVTLLEMVALRKQLADTFQTINDTSDPDQLMQHIKLQERLFELYKVENKRMAAIVEELKAELKISDNVADAEEHGGL from the exons ATGGATCTGGTGACTGGGGCAGTTGGCAGCCTCGCCTCCAAGCTGCTCCAGCTACTCGTCGAGGAGTACAAGCTGCAGACGACAGGCCTGAAGAAGCAAGTCCAGTCTCTCTCGGCGGAGCTAGAGAGCATCCACCCTTTCCTCAACAAGGTCGCCAACGTGCCGTGGTACCTGCTCGATGAGCAGATCAAAGTCTGGGCACGTGAGGTCAGGGACAAGTGCTACGACGTGGAGGATGTCTTCGACACCTTACTCGTCCAATTCGAGGGCCCTGAGACTGCCGATCCGAGCAGACTCAAACGCGCCATGCACAAGATGGGTGACTTGTTCGCCAAGGTCAAGGCTCGCCATGACATTGCCAACGACATAGAAGACATCATGAGGCAACTCGAAGAGGTTGCCGAGAGGCGTAACAGGTACAAAATTGATGATTCCATTGAGGTCAAGCCTGCATCCAAAACAATCGATCCTCGCCTTTCGGCTCTCTACACAAAGCCTTCACAGCTCGTTGGCATCAACGAGCCAAGGGATGCCCTCATTGAGATGCTGTCCATAGGTGGGCAGGAGAAGAAGATAGTCTCCATTGTCGGGTCTGGAGGATTGGGCAAGACCACCCTTGCCATGGCAGTGTACGACAAGCTTACAAAGATTAATGGACGATTTGATTGCGGTGCTTTTGTTCCAGTGGGACCAAATCCAGACATTAAGAAAACCTTGAGGGACATTCTTATTGATCTCATCAAGACGTCAAACATGATCAATGCTTTTGATAATAGAAGGCTCAGCCTTCTTGGTGATCTAAAGGAATTGGATGAAAAGCAGCTCATCGATTCACTCCGTGAGCACCTTGAAGGAAAAAG GTACTTCATTGTTCTCGACGATATATGGGAGAAAAAAACATGGAGATTTGTTGAACCTGCTTTTGTTGACGGTAAATGTGGAAGTAGAATACTCACAACTACGCGTAACTCTGAAGTTTCAAAGGAAATTGGTGAAGTTTATAAATTAGATGAACTTTCTGATAAGAACTCCAAAAAACTATTCTATTCGTTAACATTCGGCGGGGAAGAAAAACGTCCTTGTAGTGATAATTTGGATATGGTTTCTGATACAATTATACATAAATGTCGTGGCCTACCATTAGCCATTATTACAATAGCTGGGGTGCTGGCTAGGAAACCAATAGAGGAGTGGTCTGATGTGTACAACTCGATTGGTTTTGGTCCTGACGAGAACGAAGTTGAAGATATGAAAAAGATATTATCGTTTAGCTACTACGACTTACCTTCTCATCTAAGGACCTGCTTATTGTATCTAAGTATATTTCAAGAAGAATATTTTATAGATAAAAGGGAATTGATATTGAGGTGGATAGCTGAAGGTTTTATCTACGAGGAAAGAGGGAAAGCGTTTTTTGATGTCGGAGATAGCTATCTCCGTGAACTCATGAATAGGAACTTGGTCATACCTACAGAGGAGAAAAGCTCAGGGCTTTTACGAGGTTGCCGTGTCCATGACAAGCTACTTCGTCTCATAAGACAATTGTCAACTGAAGAGAACTTTGCTGTTGTACTGGATAAAGACCAACGGTCATCAGTTGCACAAGTCAAAGTTCGTCGCTTAGCCCTCCGAACGTTAACAGAAGAAACTAATTATAATAAGGATGATTTGGCACGAGTGAGGTCCTTTAATGCCATAATATGTTTTACAAAACTGATTCCCCCAGTGTGCAGCTTTAAAGTTTTGCGAGTCCTAGTTCTGGAGTATTGTATTGGTATGGAAGGTTATCCTATCAAACATATTGCTAAGTTACTCCATCTGAGGTACATTGCGCTATCGCATACACCTGTTCGTAAGCTCCCCAAAGAAATAGGGAATCTTAAGTTTCTGCAAACACTGCTATTGGATGACACCGGGATAAAAGAACTGCCAGCCAGTGTACGCTTGCTGAAACAATTGATGTGCCTGCGAGCTGATGAGAAGACAAGAGTGCCGGATTGGATCGGGGAGATGACGTCCCTAGTGGAGCTAGAGATGTACCACGAATTGCTGCCGAACTTTCTTCTTAGGGAGGCACCCCGCGTACAGGAGCAAGAGATGCACAGTGGTGCCGACAACAAGTGCTCTACAAGAAAGTTTGTCAAGGAATTGGGCAAGCTGATAAATCTCAGGGTACTTAAGTCTGGCATTAAACTACAAGATCAAGAGGAGGGGAGAGATTTTCTGGCGTCTCTAAGCAAGCTCCACAAGATCCAAGACATATCCATGTTACTGACGGCATACTTAGAGATGGATGTGGGTAGAGAACCTAGTTTTGCCCTCTCCTCAAGCCTCCGTACGCTTCAACTGTTGAATGTGCATTTCTCAAAGGTTCCGGCATGGATGAATGGCCAACGTCTTCCCAACCTCTGCCAGTTGAAGGTGCTGGTGAGTAATACGGACGAACAGGATCTGAGAATTCTTGGGACGTTACAAAAGCTCCGCCACCTCGTGCTAATGGATATAAGATACCACAAATTAAAACTTACTATTTGTGGGTGTGGAGGATTCCAGAATTTGAGATTCTTACATCTCGGTGGATCACCGTTACAGTTTGTACCGGGAGCAATGCCAAGGCTTGAAGACATCACTTTTAGTGTCAATGTGTTTGAGTTGGTAGATGCCAACATCAGTTTCGACTTCGGCTTGGAAAATCTTTCATCTCTTCAGTCTGTGACTGTCGGCGTGCACTGTGCGGATGCATGTCTTAGGGAAGTGGAGGAAGCAGAGGCTGCGATCAGGCACGCTGTTGACATCCACTCCAAACATCCATCACTTTTAGTGAAAAGGATGGATGAGGACAAAATGGGGACCGTGGATGCAGATTCAAGGGAAGTTTCTCGGCTAATGTACAAG ATGTTGCGGGATTCCACGCTCAGTGAGCAAATCAAGAAGCTCAATGACCAAATCGACGTTCAGAACAATTGTAATAGCACACTGTATAGTCAGGCCCAAGAAATGGCGCATTCCATACCGGAGGGGCATCCCAGCATTGCAAAG CAGATCCAGTGGTCCTCGGTAACCCTGCTGGAGATGGTGGCGCTCCGAAAGCAACTTGCCGACACATTTCAAACGATAAATGATACGTCAGACCCTGATCAACTG ATGCAACATATTAAGCTTCAGGAACGATTATTCGAGCTGTACAAAGTTGAAAATAAGCGAATGGCCGCAATCGTGGAGGAACTGAAAGCTGAGCTCAAGATATCTGATAATGTCGCCGATGCTGAGGAGCATGGAG GTTTGTAG